In Halopseudomonas xinjiangensis, a single genomic region encodes these proteins:
- a CDS encoding RseA family anti-sigma factor: MRSESLQESISALMDGEAEQLEVRRVLQATDQDPAVRGTWERYQLARAVMHKEPWQAKVDLSAGIAAALANESAPRASAKLAGAWHTLGKFAVAASVTVAVLVGVRMVNEGSVPGESTIVAERSVPAAVEQVQAPAVAPQPGTAVLAGFQSSGDVHATPAAPAWQEQRIGDYLRKHAENAAQSPAPQLVPQARAASLDDQ; the protein is encoded by the coding sequence ATGAGAAGCGAATCCTTGCAGGAGTCTATCTCCGCGCTCATGGATGGCGAAGCCGAGCAGTTGGAAGTCCGGCGCGTGCTCCAGGCCACCGATCAGGACCCTGCGGTTCGTGGGACCTGGGAGCGGTATCAGCTCGCCCGGGCGGTCATGCATAAAGAGCCTTGGCAGGCTAAGGTCGACCTGTCCGCTGGTATCGCTGCGGCACTCGCCAATGAGTCCGCCCCGCGTGCCTCGGCCAAGTTGGCCGGTGCCTGGCATACACTGGGCAAGTTCGCTGTTGCCGCTTCGGTAACGGTCGCCGTGCTGGTTGGTGTGCGTATGGTCAACGAGGGTTCGGTTCCGGGCGAATCGACTATCGTGGCCGAGCGTTCTGTACCGGCAGCGGTTGAACAGGTTCAGGCTCCGGCCGTGGCTCCCCAGCCAGGTACGGCGGTTCTGGCTGGCTTCCAGTCCTCCGGCGATGTGCATGCAACACCCGCCGCGCCGGCATGGCAGGAACAGCGTATCGGTGATTATCTGCGCAAGCATGCAGAGAACGCTGCCCAGTCGCCTGCGCCGCAGTTGGTCCCGCAAGCTCGCGCTGCGAGCCTGGACGACCAGTAA
- the rpoE gene encoding RNA polymerase sigma factor RpoE, whose product MAEQTDQQLVERVQKGDKRAFDLLVLKYQHKILALVTRFVHDNHEAQDVAQEAFIKAYRALANFRGDSAFYTWLYRIAINTAKNYLVARGRRPPDSDIAAEDAEYYEGDSALKDIHSPERDMLRDEIEQVVNRTLQLLPDDLRTALTLREFEGLSYEDIASVMECPVGTVRSRIFRAREAIDKALKPLLEA is encoded by the coding sequence ATGGCTGAACAGACGGACCAGCAGTTGGTCGAACGGGTTCAAAAAGGCGACAAACGTGCATTCGATCTGCTGGTACTCAAATACCAGCACAAAATTCTGGCCCTGGTGACGCGTTTCGTACACGACAATCACGAAGCGCAGGACGTAGCCCAGGAGGCGTTCATCAAGGCTTACCGTGCCCTGGCGAACTTTCGCGGTGATAGCGCGTTCTATACGTGGCTCTACCGCATCGCGATCAACACGGCGAAGAATTACCTGGTCGCGCGCGGACGTCGTCCGCCGGATTCTGATATAGCCGCTGAAGATGCGGAATATTACGAGGGTGACAGTGCTCTAAAGGATATCCACTCGCCTGAACGCGACATGCTTCGCGATGAAATCGAGCAAGTGGTGAACCGAACGCTGCAATTGTTGCCTGACGATTTGAGAACAGCACTGACCTTGCGTGAATTCGAAGGTCTGAGCTACGAGGATATTGCTTCCGTGATGGAATGTCCGGTGGGGACCGTAAGGTCGCGGATTTTCCGGGCACGTGAAGCAATCGACAAAGCCCTCAAGCCTTTGCTCGAAGCCTGA
- the nadB gene encoding L-aspartate oxidase, which produces MTAKLQYDVLVIGSGAAGLTLALHLATDLRVAVLSKGQLSEGSTFWAQGGVAAVLDDSDTVDAHVQDTLVAGAGLCHEDAVRQIVGDSRDSIGWLVGQGVPFTRERREDGSETDDFHLTREGGHSHRRIIHAADATGAAIFNTLLLRAQEHSNIELLEDRVAVDLITRSKLGLPGANRCLGAYVLNRQTGGVETFSARFTVLATGGASKVYLYTSNPDSASGDGIAMAWRAGCRVANMEFNQFHPTCLYHPKAKSFLVTEALRGEGALLKLPDGTRFMPRFDQRAELAPRDIVARAIDHEMKRLGLDCVYLDVTHKPADFIRSHFPTVYERCLEFGIDITREPIPVVPAAHYTCGGVMVDENGRTDVTGLYAIGETSFTGLHGANRMASNSLLECIVYGRAASRDILLNLEQSKLSDELPGWDESRVTDSDEDVIISHNWDELRRFMWDYVGIVRTTKRLQRAKHRVDMLLAEIHEFYSNYTVSRDLLELRNLAVVADLIIRSAMQRKESRGLHYTLDYPAQLNEAEDTILQPPSAAD; this is translated from the coding sequence ATGACGGCGAAACTGCAATACGACGTACTGGTAATCGGCAGCGGCGCAGCGGGCTTGACCCTCGCGCTGCACCTGGCGACCGACCTGCGGGTCGCGGTATTGAGCAAGGGCCAGCTTTCCGAAGGCTCTACGTTCTGGGCCCAGGGCGGCGTTGCCGCAGTACTCGACGACAGCGATACCGTCGATGCGCATGTGCAGGACACACTGGTGGCCGGCGCTGGGCTTTGCCACGAAGACGCGGTGCGGCAGATCGTCGGCGACAGCCGCGACTCGATCGGCTGGCTGGTTGGCCAGGGCGTTCCCTTTACTCGCGAGCGCCGCGAAGACGGCAGCGAGACCGACGACTTCCATCTGACCCGAGAAGGCGGCCACAGCCATCGTCGTATCATCCATGCCGCTGATGCCACAGGCGCAGCGATCTTCAACACCCTTCTACTCAGAGCGCAGGAACATTCCAACATCGAACTGCTGGAAGACCGCGTGGCGGTAGATCTGATCACCCGCTCCAAACTCGGCTTGCCCGGCGCGAACCGGTGCCTCGGAGCCTATGTGCTGAACCGCCAGACCGGCGGCGTGGAGACATTTTCGGCTCGCTTCACCGTACTCGCCACCGGTGGGGCGAGCAAGGTTTATCTCTATACAAGCAATCCCGACAGCGCATCCGGCGACGGAATCGCCATGGCCTGGCGCGCAGGCTGTCGGGTCGCCAACATGGAATTCAACCAATTCCATCCGACCTGTCTCTATCATCCCAAAGCCAAGAGCTTTCTGGTGACCGAAGCACTACGCGGTGAGGGCGCTCTGCTCAAGCTGCCCGACGGGACTCGCTTCATGCCGCGCTTCGACCAGCGCGCGGAACTGGCTCCACGCGACATCGTCGCCCGAGCCATTGACCATGAAATGAAGCGGCTTGGCCTGGATTGCGTCTATCTGGACGTCACGCACAAGCCAGCGGATTTCATCCGCAGCCATTTTCCAACCGTCTACGAACGATGCCTGGAGTTCGGCATCGACATAACCCGCGAGCCCATCCCGGTGGTACCAGCCGCCCACTACACGTGCGGTGGCGTCATGGTCGACGAGAACGGACGCACCGACGTCACTGGTCTGTATGCGATCGGCGAGACCAGTTTCACCGGACTCCACGGGGCCAACCGGATGGCGAGCAACTCGCTACTTGAATGTATCGTGTACGGCCGTGCGGCGAGCCGAGATATTTTGTTGAATCTCGAACAGAGCAAGCTCTCGGACGAACTGCCGGGGTGGGATGAAAGCCGGGTAACCGATTCGGATGAAGACGTGATCATTTCGCATAACTGGGACGAGTTGAGGCGGTTCATGTGGGACTACGTCGGCATCGTCCGCACCACCAAACGCCTTCAGCGGGCCAAGCATCGAGTCGACATGCTACTGGCCGAAATCCACGAATTTTACAGTAATTACACGGTGAGCCGTGACCTGCTGGAACTGCGGAACCTGGCGGTGGTGGCGGACCTGATCATCCGCTCGGCCATGCAGCGCAAGGAGTCGCGGGGCCTGCACTACACGCTGGACTACCCCGCGCAACTGAACGAAGCGGAAGACACTATTCTGCAGCCGCCCAGCGCTGCCGACTGA
- a CDS encoding FAD assembly factor SdhE, whose product MSAEVEYKRLYWHSRRGMLELDVLLLPFLEEAYLALEDDDKARYRKLLECEDQDMFVWFMQRGEPDDPDLKRIVRMILDRVQPK is encoded by the coding sequence ATGTCGGCCGAAGTAGAGTACAAGCGCCTGTACTGGCACAGTCGACGCGGCATGCTGGAGCTGGATGTATTGCTCCTGCCATTCTTGGAAGAGGCCTACCTGGCTCTGGAGGATGACGACAAGGCACGTTACCGCAAACTGCTGGAATGTGAAGACCAGGATATGTTCGTCTGGTTCATGCAGCGAGGTGAGCCCGATGACCCGGATCTCAAACGCATCGTGAGGATGATATTGGATCGTGTCCAGCCCAAGTGA
- the ygfZ gene encoding CAF17-like 4Fe-4S cluster assembly/insertion protein YgfZ, whose protein sequence is MPDTLDPSVLAQCFTAPLPAEGNDTLLCWLDQEGIIALEGPDTARFLQGQVTCDVNAIQVGHSTLGARCNPKGRMQSSFRLLRVAEEQYLLVLHKGLLERQIAELKKYAVFFKTQLRDASSEWLRLGLRSDRLERVLVDNDLPCPTETGGHEQAATGVVLRVADAAVELWLKPDQAPTHVQRLSGTAAMASSQAWLLWQVRAGIGQVFPETYESFIPQMLNLQQLGGVSFRKGCYTGQEIVARMQYLGKLKRRMYRLLVAGEALPPPATPIVDSASGQTVGEIVMAAQSESGVEALAVLQKDAAQLATLVVGDIKGPLLSLSGLPYDIQLEAGEADKD, encoded by the coding sequence ATGCCCGACACTCTCGATCCCTCCGTCCTCGCCCAGTGCTTCACCGCGCCGCTACCCGCGGAAGGTAACGACACACTGCTTTGCTGGCTCGATCAGGAAGGCATCATCGCACTGGAGGGGCCGGACACCGCCCGCTTTCTGCAGGGGCAGGTTACCTGCGACGTGAATGCCATCCAGGTTGGACACAGCACCCTTGGTGCTCGTTGCAATCCCAAGGGCCGTATGCAGTCGAGCTTCCGGCTGCTGCGCGTCGCCGAAGAGCAATACCTGTTGGTGCTGCACAAGGGACTGCTCGAGCGACAGATTGCCGAATTGAAAAAGTACGCCGTGTTCTTCAAGACGCAGCTGCGCGACGCCAGCAGTGAATGGCTACGCCTTGGACTGCGCAGTGACCGACTCGAGCGAGTCCTGGTCGATAATGACCTACCCTGCCCCACCGAAACCGGCGGACATGAGCAGGCTGCGACAGGTGTGGTGCTGCGGGTGGCGGACGCCGCGGTGGAGCTGTGGCTCAAGCCGGACCAGGCGCCGACGCACGTCCAACGGCTGAGCGGCACGGCGGCGATGGCATCAAGCCAGGCATGGCTACTCTGGCAGGTGCGGGCGGGTATCGGCCAGGTGTTTCCAGAGACCTACGAAAGCTTTATCCCCCAGATGCTCAACCTTCAGCAACTGGGTGGCGTCAGCTTTCGCAAGGGATGCTATACCGGTCAGGAAATCGTTGCTCGTATGCAATACCTGGGCAAGCTGAAGCGGCGGATGTATCGCCTGTTGGTGGCTGGCGAGGCTCTCCCGCCGCCTGCTACACCGATTGTCGACAGCGCTTCAGGGCAGACCGTTGGGGAGATAGTTATGGCCGCTCAGAGCGAAAGCGGCGTGGAAGCGCTGGCTGTCTTGCAGAAGGATGCGGCACAATTGGCAACACTGGTTGTCGGTGACATCAAAGGGCCACTATTGAGCCTGAGCGGATTGCCGTACGATATACAGTTGGAGGCCGGCGAGGCCGACAAGGACTAA
- a CDS encoding HDOD domain-containing protein has protein sequence MTDLAQRVQEQLMEAIDRDELVLPTLPEVALRVREAAEDPDVSIPHLVREISSDAALSARLIKVVNSPLLRTRQEITDLGMAVNRMGITYTANLAIGLAMAQMFQATSDLIDAKMRQVWSRSTEVAGISHVLCRHYTKLKPDQATLGGLVHQIGVLPILSYAEENEALLADEKSLDLVIERIHPILGDRILQAWDFPLPLRHVPTQHLDFKRNSAEVDYADIIQVAVLQSLAGTDHPCASIDCGQIPAFTKLGLNPYEDEEDEDLSAEMEAAMQLLG, from the coding sequence ATGACAGATCTGGCCCAACGTGTTCAAGAACAGCTCATGGAAGCTATCGACCGGGACGAGCTGGTTCTGCCCACGCTTCCAGAGGTCGCGCTGCGAGTTCGCGAAGCCGCAGAAGACCCCGACGTCAGCATCCCGCATCTGGTGCGCGAGATCAGTAGTGACGCTGCGCTAAGTGCGCGATTGATCAAGGTGGTCAATAGTCCGTTGTTACGCACCCGGCAGGAGATCACCGATCTAGGCATGGCTGTCAACCGGATGGGGATAACCTATACCGCGAACCTGGCGATCGGCTTGGCGATGGCCCAGATGTTCCAGGCCACATCAGACCTGATCGATGCGAAAATGCGTCAGGTATGGTCTCGCAGCACGGAAGTAGCCGGCATCAGTCACGTGCTCTGCCGTCACTACACCAAGCTCAAGCCCGATCAGGCGACACTAGGCGGTCTGGTTCACCAGATCGGCGTGCTGCCTATTCTTAGCTATGCCGAAGAAAACGAAGCATTGCTGGCGGACGAGAAAAGCCTCGACCTGGTAATCGAACGCATCCATCCGATTCTCGGCGACCGCATTCTTCAGGCTTGGGACTTCCCGCTGCCGTTGCGGCATGTCCCCACTCAGCACCTGGATTTCAAGCGCAATTCGGCGGAAGTCGACTACGCGGACATCATTCAGGTCGCGGTACTGCAGAGTCTCGCTGGCACGGACCACCCTTGCGCCAGCATTGATTGCGGCCAGATCCCTGCTTTCACCAAGCTTGGCCTGAATCCTTACGAGGATGAGGAAGACGAGGATCTTTCAGCGGAAATGGAAGCTGCGATGCAGCTGCTCGGCTAG
- a CDS encoding enoyl-CoA hydratase yields MEHALTPYTALVPRTDKLVVQKVGYTALVTIDNPPANTWDTDTLHGLVELIEHLDDDPEVYALVITGRGRRFFSAGADLRMFAEGDKAQARTIARLFGQAFEALRDFAGVSIAAINGYAMGGGLECALACDIRIAEREAQLGLPEASVGLLPCAGGTQALAWLVGEGWAKRMILCGERIDGVKAERIGLVEEVVEEGQALTTALRLAAQVGRQSPQAVKHSKQLIQSGRNRPINSLLSEERERFVDLFDLDDTTEGVAAFLQKRPPQWRNR; encoded by the coding sequence ATGGAACACGCGCTGACTCCTTACACCGCGCTGGTCCCCCGTACCGACAAGCTCGTCGTGCAAAAGGTGGGATATACCGCGCTGGTCACCATTGATAACCCGCCGGCGAACACCTGGGACACGGACACACTGCATGGGCTGGTCGAGCTCATCGAGCACCTGGATGACGATCCGGAGGTCTATGCCCTGGTGATTACCGGACGCGGCCGCCGGTTTTTCTCCGCAGGTGCCGACCTGCGCATGTTCGCCGAAGGAGACAAAGCCCAGGCGCGAACGATCGCCCGGCTGTTCGGTCAGGCATTCGAAGCCCTGCGCGACTTCGCCGGAGTGTCCATCGCGGCAATCAACGGATATGCCATGGGCGGCGGCTTGGAGTGTGCGCTCGCATGCGATATTCGCATTGCCGAGCGCGAAGCGCAGCTGGGTCTGCCGGAAGCAAGTGTTGGCCTGTTGCCCTGTGCTGGCGGTACCCAGGCGCTGGCCTGGCTGGTGGGCGAAGGCTGGGCGAAACGCATGATCCTCTGCGGGGAGCGCATCGACGGCGTCAAGGCTGAACGAATCGGATTGGTAGAAGAGGTGGTAGAGGAAGGGCAGGCGCTGACCACGGCTCTGCGACTCGCCGCTCAGGTCGGACGACAGAGCCCGCAAGCGGTGAAACATTCGAAGCAGCTTATCCAGTCCGGGCGTAACCGCCCGATCAACTCGCTGTTAAGCGAAGAGCGGGAGCGATTTGTAGACCTGTTCGATCTGGACGACACCACCGAGGGCGTCGCTGCCTTCCTGCAGAAACGTCCACCCCAATGGCGCAACCGCTGA
- the ung gene encoding uracil-DNA glycosylase yields MAGRDVQLEAGWKEALAEEFDQPYMQQLRAFLLEQKTAGKQVYPPGPLMFNALNSTPLEEVKVVIIGQDPYHGPGQAHGLCFSVPAGVPAPPSLQNIFKELQRDLSLPIPRHGCLQSWAEQGVLLLNAVLTVEHSQAGSHANRGWERFTSRIIDVLNERREHLVFMLWGSYAQKKGQQIDPANHLVLKSVHPSPLSAHRGFIGNGHFSLANDYLRQHGRTPIDWQLPPA; encoded by the coding sequence ATGGCGGGCCGCGATGTTCAGCTGGAGGCGGGCTGGAAAGAGGCGTTGGCCGAGGAATTCGACCAGCCCTACATGCAACAGCTACGCGCATTCCTACTTGAGCAGAAGACGGCTGGCAAGCAGGTGTACCCGCCTGGGCCGCTGATGTTCAATGCGCTCAACAGTACGCCGCTGGAAGAGGTGAAGGTAGTGATCATCGGTCAGGATCCCTACCACGGACCCGGTCAGGCGCATGGCCTGTGTTTTTCCGTGCCGGCCGGCGTCCCGGCGCCGCCATCTCTACAGAATATCTTCAAGGAATTACAGCGTGATCTGTCTCTGCCGATCCCCCGGCACGGCTGCCTGCAAAGCTGGGCCGAACAGGGCGTTTTGCTGCTGAACGCTGTGCTCACCGTCGAGCACAGCCAGGCCGGTTCCCATGCCAACCGCGGCTGGGAACGCTTCACTTCGCGAATCATCGATGTGTTGAACGAGCGGCGCGAGCATCTGGTGTTCATGCTGTGGGGCAGCTATGCGCAGAAAAAGGGCCAGCAGATCGATCCCGCGAATCATCTGGTACTGAAGTCGGTCCATCCTTCGCCGCTATCCGCGCACCGCGGCTTCATAGGCAACGGACATTTCTCTCTGGCGAACGACTATCTGCGCCAACACGGCCGAACTCCAATCGACTGGCAGCTTCCTCCCGCCTGA
- a CDS encoding flavohemoglobin expression-modulating QEGLA motif protein: MAVKQSEQYQLVIRSLSDRLVDAQAPIRILDAIKWDDSVREEFFRKRCKSLPDVNPDYYATRPLGFDPTERREVLQDIERDITRQLGTFNPVGQIMRRMCREYRMVIRMVEARGKPDFGLISQELYGSASDAFHAGDPTLTDLGMMLSESLTNIGTDLGREPKTIAAPEAVAILQERMDQAFPDDRAVRVFESDGIVADAAAGADYIKIRSDALFNQRDLKLLAVHEGMVHVATSLNGQHQPICTFLAKGPPSSTVTQEGLAILMEVITFASYPARLRKLTDRTRAIQMAESGGNFLDVFQFYRDEGYAREDSYTNASRVFRGSSADGLPFTKDLAYLKGFILTYNYIQLAVRKGKLQQIPLLFCGKTTLEDMRTLGQLVEEGLVVPPRYLPEPFADLNALSAWMCFSGFLNNLSLDRIEADYANIL; this comes from the coding sequence ATGGCAGTGAAACAGAGCGAGCAGTACCAACTGGTCATCCGCAGCCTGTCCGATCGACTGGTCGATGCGCAGGCGCCGATCCGCATTCTCGATGCGATCAAGTGGGACGATAGCGTTCGCGAAGAGTTTTTCCGCAAGCGCTGCAAGAGCCTGCCGGATGTCAATCCTGACTACTACGCCACGCGCCCGCTGGGCTTCGATCCGACCGAGCGGCGCGAGGTGTTGCAGGACATCGAGCGAGACATCACCCGGCAACTGGGGACGTTCAATCCGGTCGGTCAGATCATGCGCCGCATGTGCCGCGAGTACCGCATGGTCATTCGCATGGTCGAGGCGCGGGGCAAGCCGGATTTTGGTCTGATTTCGCAGGAGCTGTACGGCTCGGCGTCGGATGCCTTCCATGCTGGCGACCCGACCCTGACCGATCTGGGCATGATGCTGAGTGAGTCCTTGACCAACATCGGTACCGACCTGGGCCGGGAACCCAAGACCATCGCCGCGCCGGAAGCGGTGGCGATTCTTCAGGAGCGCATGGATCAGGCGTTTCCGGATGACCGGGCAGTCCGTGTGTTCGAGTCCGATGGCATCGTTGCCGACGCGGCAGCAGGCGCCGACTACATCAAGATTCGCAGTGACGCTCTGTTCAACCAGCGCGACCTGAAGCTGCTGGCGGTGCACGAGGGTATGGTGCACGTGGCAACCAGTCTCAACGGTCAACATCAGCCGATCTGCACTTTCCTGGCCAAGGGGCCGCCTTCGTCCACCGTGACTCAGGAAGGTTTGGCGATCCTCATGGAAGTCATCACCTTCGCCTCGTACCCGGCGCGTCTGCGCAAACTGACCGACCGCACCCGGGCGATCCAGATGGCCGAATCCGGCGGCAACTTCCTCGATGTGTTCCAGTTCTATCGGGACGAGGGTTATGCCCGCGAAGATAGTTACACCAATGCCAGTCGAGTTTTCCGTGGATCGAGCGCGGACGGCTTGCCGTTCACCAAGGATCTGGCGTACCTGAAAGGCTTCATCCTGACCTACAACTACATTCAGTTGGCGGTGCGCAAGGGCAAGCTGCAGCAGATTCCGCTGCTGTTCTGCGGCAAGACCACCCTCGAAGATATGCGAACCCTGGGCCAACTGGTCGAGGAAGGGCTGGTCGTACCGCCGCGCTATCTGCCAGAGCCGTTTGCCGACCTGAATGCGCTGAGTGCCTGGATGTGCTTCTCCGGATTCCTGAACAACCTCAGCCTCGATCGCATCGAAGCTGATTACGCGAATATCCTCTGA
- the lysS gene encoding lysine--tRNA ligase: MTDQPQDQHALQEEENSLIALRKEKLAAQRAKGSVFPNRFRRDSYAGRLQKQYADKSKEELEAAAIPVKVAGRIMLNRGAFMVLQDMSGRIQVYVDRKGLPADTLEQIKTWDMGDIISAEGTLARSGKGDLYVHMTAVELLTKSLRPLPDKFHGLTDTEQRYRQRYVDLIVNEDTRNTFQVRSKIISHIRRFLAERDFLEVETPMLQTIPGGAAAKPFETHHNALDLPMFLRIAPELYLKRLVVGGFERVFEINRNFRNEGVSTRHNPEFTMLEFYQAYADYEDNMDLTEELFRELAMAVLGTTDVPYQGKVFHFGEPFARLSVFDSILKYSPDITAEDLQDLDKARAIAKKAGADVKGFEGLGKLQVMIFEELVEHKLEQPTFITRYPFEVSPLARRSDDDPSVTDRFELFIGGREIANAYSELNDAEDQAERFHAQVADKDAGDDEAMHYDADFVRALEYGMPPTAGEGIGIDRLVMLLTDSPSIRDVILFPHMRPEH, from the coding sequence ATGACCGACCAGCCGCAAGACCAGCATGCCCTGCAAGAGGAAGAGAACAGTCTGATCGCCCTGCGCAAGGAAAAGCTTGCCGCGCAGCGCGCCAAAGGCAGTGTGTTCCCCAACCGGTTCCGCCGTGATAGCTACGCCGGCCGGCTGCAGAAGCAGTATGCGGACAAGAGCAAGGAAGAACTCGAAGCGGCTGCGATTCCGGTCAAGGTTGCGGGGCGCATCATGCTCAACCGGGGCGCCTTTATGGTGCTGCAGGACATGTCCGGGCGGATTCAGGTCTACGTCGACCGCAAAGGGCTGCCCGCGGACACGCTCGAGCAGATCAAGACCTGGGACATGGGCGACATCATTTCCGCCGAAGGCACGCTGGCGCGCTCCGGCAAGGGCGATCTGTACGTGCACATGACTGCAGTCGAGCTGCTGACCAAGTCGCTGCGGCCGCTGCCGGACAAGTTTCACGGCCTGACCGACACCGAACAGCGCTATCGTCAGCGCTACGTCGACCTCATCGTCAACGAAGACACGCGCAACACCTTCCAGGTGCGCTCGAAGATCATCAGCCACATTCGTCGCTTCCTTGCCGAGCGCGACTTCCTTGAAGTCGAGACGCCGATGCTACAGACCATCCCTGGCGGCGCCGCGGCCAAGCCGTTCGAGACGCACCACAATGCGCTCGATCTGCCGATGTTCCTGCGCATCGCCCCGGAGCTCTATCTCAAGCGCCTGGTGGTCGGTGGCTTCGAGCGTGTGTTCGAGATCAACCGCAACTTCCGTAACGAAGGCGTCTCGACCCGGCACAACCCCGAGTTCACCATGCTCGAGTTTTACCAGGCGTACGCTGACTATGAAGACAACATGGACTTGACCGAGGAGCTTTTTCGCGAGCTGGCCATGGCAGTTCTGGGCACCACCGATGTCCCTTACCAGGGCAAGGTGTTTCATTTCGGTGAGCCCTTCGCGCGCCTGTCGGTATTCGACTCGATCCTCAAGTACAGCCCGGACATCACCGCCGAAGATCTGCAAGACCTGGACAAGGCGCGCGCCATCGCCAAGAAGGCCGGCGCCGATGTGAAGGGGTTCGAGGGGCTGGGCAAGCTGCAGGTGATGATTTTCGAGGAGCTGGTCGAGCACAAGCTGGAGCAGCCGACGTTCATCACGCGTTATCCGTTCGAAGTCTCGCCGCTGGCGCGTCGCAGCGACGACGATCCGAGCGTGACTGACCGCTTTGAGCTGTTCATTGGTGGCCGTGAGATCGCCAATGCCTATTCGGAGCTCAATGACGCCGAAGATCAGGCCGAACGCTTCCATGCGCAGGTGGCGGATAAGGACGCCGGCGACGACGAAGCCATGCACTACGACGCGGACTTCGTGCGGGCGCTGGAATACGGGATGCCGCCGACCGCGGGCGAGGGCATCGGTATCGACCGTCTGGTGATGCTGTTGACCGACTCGCCGTCGATTCGCGACGTGATCCTGTTTCCGCACATGCGCCCGGAGCACTGA
- the prfB gene encoding peptide chain release factor 2 (programmed frameshift), producing the protein MEINPILNTIKDLRGRTDTIRGYLDYDHKRDRLTEVERELEDPSVWNDPERAQNLGRERAQLAQIVETLDEMSGGLADASELLEMANEEDDESAVADIVTELNRLQQSLEKLEFRRMFSGEMDPNNCYLDIQAGSGGTEAQDWANMLLRMYLRWADKHGFETEIVELSEGEVAGIKSATVHVKGEYVFGWLRTEIGVHRLVRKSPFDSGNRRHTSFSAVFASPEIDDDIEIDINPADLRVDTYRSSGAGGQHVNTTDSAIRITHVPTNTVVSCQNQRSQHANRDTAMKMLRAKLYEMEIQKRNAAAQALEDTKSDIGWGHQIRSYVLDQSRIKDLRTGIERSDCDKVLDGDLDEYIEASLKQGL; encoded by the exons ATGGAAATCAATCCGATCCTCAATACCATCAAGGACCTGCGCGGCCGTACGGATACCATCAGGGGGTATCTT GACTACGATCACAAGCGTGATCGCCTGACCGAAGTCGAGCGCGAGCTCGAAGACCCCAGCGTCTGGAACGATCCGGAACGCGCACAGAACCTTGGCCGCGAACGCGCCCAGCTGGCGCAGATCGTCGAAACCCTCGACGAAATGAGTGGCGGCCTGGCTGACGCATCCGAGCTTCTGGAAATGGCCAATGAAGAGGACGACGAGTCAGCGGTCGCCGACATCGTCACCGAGCTCAATCGCCTGCAGCAGTCCCTGGAGAAGCTCGAATTTCGCCGGATGTTCAGCGGCGAAATGGATCCCAACAACTGCTACCTGGACATCCAGGCCGGCTCCGGCGGCACTGAGGCCCAGGACTGGGCCAACATGCTGTTGCGCATGTACCTGCGCTGGGCCGACAAGCACGGCTTCGAAACCGAGATCGTCGAACTGTCCGAGGGCGAAGTCGCTGGCATCAAGAGCGCTACCGTTCACGTCAAGGGCGAATACGTCTTCGGTTGGCTGCGCACCGAAATCGGCGTGCACCGCCTGGTACGCAAAAGCCCCTTTGACTCGGGCAATCGGCGTCATACCTCGTTCTCCGCAGTCTTTGCATCGCCGGAAATCGACGACGATATCGAGATCGATATCAATCCGGCGGATTTACGCGTCGACACCTACCGCTCCTCGGGCGCTGGTGGTCAGCACGTCAACACCACCGATTCGGCGATCCGCATCACCCACGTTCCGACCAACACCGTGGTCAGCTGTCAGAACCAGCGTTCGCAGCACGCCAACCGCGACACGGCGATGAAAATGCTCCGCGCCAAGCTCTACGAGATGGAAATCCAGAAGCGCAACGCTGCGGCGCAGGCGCTGGAAGACACCAAATCGGATATCGGCTGGGGCCATCAGATTCGCTCCTACGTTCTTGACCAGTCGCGCATCAAGGATCTGCGTACCGGGATCGAGCGCAGCGATTGCGACAAGGTGCTCGACGGCGATCTGGACGAATACATCGAGGCCAGCCTGAAGCAGGGTCTGTAA